AATTCAAGCTTATATCCTCTTTCTTTATTAGGGTaaccaaagtctcttaactttCTCTACATGTATATTGCTAACATGACGCAAAATGGATCTAGTGTCGATCTGCCAAACAAGTTCcccatcaagaaaaaataagcaaaataaagaatgagagagagagagagagagagagagagagagagagagagagaggcaaaatGGATCTCGTGTCGACCTGCCAAACAAGTgctccatcaagaaaaataagcagaagagagagagagatagagagagagagagagagagagagggattaaGCATCGTCACAAAAGCATCGTCGCCCCTTGCGATCGCTAGCAAGGTTCGCTCGGTTTTAGTCACGCTCTAGCAAAGGTCATGCGACCCTCCCCAGGAAAAACCGAGGCTCTCACGACAATCGCGATGGCAGTAGACAGCATTTTATGACCCATTCGAATTTTGTTGTGATGGTCCAACGTGTCTTGTCGACGTGTTCTGTAAATCCTAGCTTAGGCCAAGCGACCCTTGGCAGTGGTTGCATTTGTCAGCGATGCCccaggtttttcttcttcttttactgATTTGGCTATCATTTGGCCCCTCATTAAAAGCACGCATCTATTTCGCACCCGCACCGAAAGCTTGTCTGTGTTACTTATAATGATTGACACGAAAGAGGTTCATTGCATGAACAGGTAAAGTAAAAAGAATCCAAGTGCTGAACTCAAATCCGTGGACCAACTCGCACAGGTTACGATAGAAAGTCAAAGTCATTATCGTTCCAAatgtcttgttctttgatttcCATCCTCCCAAGTCTGTTTAACCAAACAATACCATATATCAGGACAAATCTCCCTCGACGGGGTCGTCGGATCTCGAGTCAAAAGTGATCGAGCGATAGCAGACAGAGAGTCGTAGCCCGTTACACAAAACCCGAGTTGACGTGCTTCCAAGGGAAGGATCCATTCCTCACAAGTGAAACTCCAACCAGCGCACGCAAAGGAAAGAAGATGGCTCTTCTCGTTTGTCGAACCCGAACATACGCAATAATTTTGGCGAAGAATCGTTTGAAATTCTTGCGAGATGGGGTCGAACGTGCATTCACATGAATGTCCAATGATAGAGACGCAAATAATTTGGTGAAGATGCGTTTGAAACTCCTGCAAATTGGGGTCCAACGTGCATTCACATGAAGGTGATGGATggctaattttaattttcaaaattgacttCAAATCAAAAGCAAATGCACTCTCATGTCTTGAAGACTCAAGggatttataaatttgaaacgCTAAAGTAATGCGAAGACAAATAATTGAGaacaaatgaggaaattgcaaGGAATCATATTGGAACGTATTATACGGCTTTCATTCTTGATGCCATGCTTGCTCAATGACTGAAATTGGACATAAGCTTCTTAAAGGAAATTAATGAAGCACGTAGGCAAAGTAAAAAGCTTACAAAACATGGCTGGAAAGATTCTATAATCACACACAAGTACTGGAATTAGGAAATCTAATCTAATTTGAATTTAAGCAAAATCTAATTTGAATGATCTTCTACAAAAGCTAACCAGCTcctcataattttttatgctttGATTGATGCTATGTGATTCTTGCTTGTAGGGCATAATCTATGCAGTATATGTGTCGAGAGATATGTAGGATGAGAGGTGTTGGAGGGGCGTTTACTTgggatttctttttgtttctttaatgaGCCATTTTATTACGAATGTTGATATTCTCCCGCAAGAATCTCTAATCACCTCTTGTGCACTACTTTGAGGATGATTTGTAGCTACTCTAATCCTCTATTAAAATTATCCCTTGGAAAATGATTCAttcttgattcttagatttgttataaatttcacttaaaatatatacattaaaAACTCATGATCGATAAACTCTTCAGATATTTACAATTGATGAGCTGCTAAGCATTATATAGAATGGGTCTCGTGAGTTAAATGTAGTGCCATTGCCTAGTTACGGCCACTAACTTCTTTATGTTCGGTTCAATGTTTGGGTCTAGTGTTAATATGCGACCGTAGACTTTTGGCACTGAGCTTGCTGCAAAGCTCCCTTGCCATGGTTGCCATGGCTAAGCGCTGGCTGTATCCCTGGTGAGCACAAGGGCCACCTCACCAATAATTAAAGTGGTGTTCTTTAATCATATATGGTGCTAAAGGAGACTGGTATCTTGAATTAACCAATCAGAGATGAGTATCGGCTAATTCTAGGCCCACCAATAATTAGGAATCAATTAGCATCGATCCATCATGAGATTGATAAATATATAagtatatttcttttataactTGCCATTTCGGAGGATACAACCATATGcctttacaaaataaatcacaCCCCTCGAATGAAATAAACTAATTCCGAAGccctaaaaggaaaaaaaaaacgaagattTAACGAACGAAATAAACTTCCTCAGTAATCCGATTCTCTATGCACAAGTCAAACTCGTTCTGAGGGGTCAAACAAGGGCTGCGACGCAAGCAACCCGATTGCCCTGGAAGACCGCCACGTGTCCGCAACTTGCTCCGACCGGGAGTCCACCTAGACTTTCGAGCTTTTTTTGACTCTGACTGACACGCTAAACGCCGAATGtcttttttccccatttccCATAAGGCAAAATGATCGCCACGTCAGCACCTCCGCGGCTTCGGCGACGCCCACCGAGTTTTACTGAGTCTCGCCTCTCCCGACCGGCGACAATCCTCGCTCCAGGTCCACCTCGGTCGCCGGAGGCCCACGACTCGCCGggctcgtcgccgccgccgccgacggtGAGGGGCTGCCCCCACCTTTCCTGGTCAGGATCCTCTGAACGACAGCATCCGGCTCACCGGCGACCTGAGCCGGCTCGCCGGCGTGTCGCACCTCGGCTCGTCCTCCGGCTCGGCCCACCGCGGCACCTCGATGGAGAATCCGGCCAGCTCCGGCGGCTTCCTCCGCCCGGAGAGCGGCGGGGCCTCCGCCGACGAGGAAGAAGCCGCCGCCATCCCCGGCGCCTCCTCGTGATGGCAGGACGAGCAGAGGCCCGAGCTCGTCCCGGCCTCGGCCCGGTCAAACCCAGGGATCGCGATGGCGACGAATTCTTCGCCGACCGGCTCGACCGGAGAGCGGCAGAGGGGGCAGGTGGAGGGGAGTGGAACCACATGTCGATGCAGTCGACGTGGAACGAGTGCTTGCACTTGGGAGCAACCGCGCCTCCTCGCCGTCCTCGAACTCCGACAGGCACACGGCGCACTCCGGCCGCGCCCTCGCCTCCGCCGATCCcgggggcggcgggggcgggggcggcggcggcggcggcggaggaggagaaggtgaAGACGGGGAGGGACTTGAGGACGGAGGAGTCGAGGCCGCGGGAGGCCTGGGGGCGGGGAAGTCGGCGTAGAAGACGATCTGGGTGCGGCGGTTGAGGCGGTTGCGGCGGAGGAAGCGGCGGCGCTgctggcggcggaggaggaacCAGCGGGCGTAGAGGTGGAGGGAGatcatgatgatgacgacgaagAAGAGGACGATGATGGCGGCGAGCATGATCCTGCCGTTGAGGGCGTAGGTGTTGGGCGGCCCGTTGCCGCGGAATTCGGTGTTGGGATCGCCGCCAACGTAGTCGTCGCCCATGGCGTTGCAGTCGCCCACCAGCCGGTTCGTGagcacagaaagagagagagagagaagaagagagaggagagggagagagtagagagagagtagagagagagggagggggatgTTGGTTTGTGCCTGCGGTGGGAGGAGGATTATTAGaagatgggagagagagagagagagagagagaggcgaaaGTTCGTGAAGGTTTCGGGGGCGCGCGGAAAGATGAAGACGAGCCCCAAGGGTTTCTCCCGGTCCCTTTGAGACGCCTTGGTTGACCCGGGATCCTCTCGCATCCTTCCGGAATTTACCGTGTTGCCACCACTGCCGCCGCGTTCCCCATTTCACACGAACCCCTCGTGCTGGACATCATCTCCCCATTAAGGaggttcggtccggttctctAATCCTAAAAGTAGAACTAATGTCCGGATGGTGACTGCATATATTTTTTCTTAAGAAACGTAAGTTAAACACTATCTCATTTAATGGTATTGTAAATTACAGATCAATAACATTTCACTAATCATTTCTTCCTTCAATATCTTaagatctttcatttttttctcattgtaCATAGACACTCTTTAATGACCGAGAGTAAAAGTGATTGATTCTATTGGACTGATCTAGATTAGTCTGTAGTCTCAATTTTGGAGATTGGGAGCCGATCACCCTTATTCTATTTGAGGCCCCGACTCGATTCGAGTCAGAGTCCAAGTCCCATAGAATATCTCGCTAAGCGAACGATGTCGGATGATGAGCGAGTGAGATAAAAAAGATTCAATACGGTGGTGACTGGAACATCCTGCGCGTGTCGGAACGGGCGTCGCCTTGGAGTCATGCAAGCTGACGCCTCCACATAAATTTTTCTAATCGCCTCGAAATGATTAAAATCGGCGTCATAAGTGAAGTGGCGTTGGAAGGCAGGAAATTAACTTCAAAGCATGAGCAACGAGATGggtaaattaaataaaaagaaaaattcaagaaacccccttaaaaaaatttaagaaaagtgaGAAACCGAGTGCTTCGAATTGCAATTGACTCGCCAGCCAGTCAGATCTAAACAATATGCTGGACGTGTGAAAATCGCGTTCCCTTGAGCAGCACGTCTTTCGCATCGATGGGACAGGTATCCGGGTCTTCGTCGTTTCCCCCGACGACCGGCGAAATCAAAGGATTCGATGACGGGTTCGCGGGGGAAGAATTCGATCCGTGCGGGATTGATTTCGGGATCGATCCCCCCCAATCTCCCGAAATCAAACCTGATTCTCGGTTTCTAAGGAAGTAGCACCTCGCCAGTCTTTTGGGTCCAAAAACGAGAAAAGTCCGACTCTAGGGACTTCGATGTGACGAGGATCACAATGAAACGAAGTCTCAGCAGCTCGGGAAATCTCGATAATACACCGAGCAGTTGGTTGGACACGACGGTACCCTGCCAATCGCCAACCACTCCCGTCAACTCGAGTTTCGCGCCGATTAGCACCAATCATATTGGGATCTTTTCGAAGTATGACCGAGTCACACCACGCGATCTAGACTCTACTATTGATAGACTGATCTAGATGAGAAACACAATGAAACGAAGTCTCAACAGCTCGGGAAATCTCAATAACACACCGAGCGGTTGGTTGGACACGACGGTACCCCGCCAATTGCCAACCACTCCCGTCAACTCGAGTCTCGCGCCGACAAGACCAACCATATTGGGATCTTTCCGAAGCATGACCGAGCCGCACCACGCGATTTAGACTCTACTATTGATAGACGATCTAAAATGGGTTACAAACTCATATCTTAACTCATGTTCGATTCTAAGTAGAAAAACCCACATTTGACAAGTTATATTATCACATGAATCAATTATATTCAGGATTACaatgataaaattcaaaataatatggaAGTTAATTAAGTTCACTTTCTCTTGTCCTTATTCAATCTCATGCTTGCTTACCTCATGCTCTCATCTATGTTtggatataaattttcttaaattagttGAATTGTATAAGTATTTTAATAATGGATCTGGCTTGAATGGGAATTGGACTATTTGGGATTTGATCCAAAATTCGCATTGAACCCCCGATTGACCATTGGCCCGTTCTACAAATTGGACACCACCTGCATTGAGTCAGATGAATTCATTACTTTTTCACCGGACGGCAATTTGATGTGACAGTCTTATTGATTGACTATCATCAAACGTGGTTACCGCGTTGAACAAATGCACAAAATACAACAGGAGTAAGCGAAAAGATAAATAAGTAGCGGGAAACTGACGCAGGAAACCCAACAGCATTGCGCGTTTGCATAAGGTGGACCAAGACCCACGGAAATCTTTAATAATGCAACACGCGGGATATTCACTCACGCTTCTCCTTCCCTCCGTTGTCCTCACTGTTGTCCGACACGGTTTTGGTTTTTGGACTCTTCGGTCGCTCTCACCTGCACCACTCTTTCCTTCATTGACTCTGGAAATGAGTCCTTGGAGGAGTCAACCAAaccaaaaccccaaacccaCGTTCGTACCTACTCCTCAAAACGATCTTGTTGATTAGCATTGCGATCGAGGGGTGAAATGGTTGTGCTCCAAGGCAGAACGCGGTACTGGTGTCGTAGGTCCCGATTCCCGAACCGAACCAGCAGAGTGGTGTTGAGTTCTTGGGTGATCAGCGGAAGGTACTGGCGTTCATGCCGTCCATGCAATTCGCCATCTTGCGATTGCAGGGTAAGTTTAAAAGGGTGGAATATATGGAGCGCAAGACCTCTGCCAACAtattagaaaaagaattaaagctTTACAAAAATGTGGTGGTGTTACATGGCCCCAAGAAAGTTGTGATCTAAGCAATCACGTTTCTTTGCTGGGGAAGGAATGACAACACTAATCACATTGCTATCTATGTTATAATGCTCGTTGATCAATTACACTGGCTTAATAATAAATTAGACAGTAACCGAAATTACCGATGCCTACGTTCTGTTAAGAGTGTCAAACTAAAGAGGAAGAGGTCCCAATCTTATTTGCTCTCGAGCTGTACAGCCACTTGCCCTGATTGTCCAGAACAAGGATACGTACCCGTGGCACACCATGAGGTTCATGTCAACCAGCAGGGTGTAAATCAACGGGCTCCACAAATCGCGAGCTCCTTCTCCTTTTGCTGTCGGGAGTGCACCGCACGCCGCCTACTTTCGCAACCTTAATAGGGAACTTAGAATGAGGTCGTGACGATGATACCCTTGACCTAGGCCTCGAAAGAGAATTGGCAGGAgacttctccctctctctgacCGGTCCGTTCCCACCGCCTTTTCCCGCGTGTTTTATGGGAGACCTCAGCCTCTTCTTCAACTGtatttccctctctctcgtCTTATTGCCGATCAGACGAACGTGGAAAGGATTCACAGCAGTATAACAGACAGATTCCCTGATGTCACTCCTCTCCAAATCAACATCTCCATTGTTCACCTGAATTATATTATAAGCATGTGGGGAAGCTTGTGATTTTAGCAATCTTCAAAGTCATTTGAGTGAGTATGATTTTACATGAGTGATTGACTGACATAAATTGGATAGCAGACAGAAAAGTGCCAGCATAATAAAGAGATTACCAATTGAAGAAGCGCAGAGAAGGTTCGAGCCACATCATGCTTCTCTGGCCATGCACGATATCAGCAAAGGACATGGCATTCTGTTGATCTGCTTCTACAGAAAGTTTTTCGAGGATTTTGGTGCTGTATCCATGAATGTCAAATGGAGGGCGAGAATCCTATCAGTAAATGAAACTTCCGAAAGTCAAAGAGCAAGGAAAACAGGACCGTGGACTTTAGTAATAAGATTAAACAAGagctgtctttttttttccaagtgaaAGAAGCCAAAAATATTTACTTGCTCTTCCAAGTTGTGCTCAATCTTTTGTTTCCATGTAGAAACTCGTGCAGCCAATTCAGTCTGTTTCTCACTTTCAGCTATACTGGTAAGGAGAGCATCCTACCAGCAAAAAATGGATTAACAACACTTTGTCAGATATGGCATAAAAAGCAGAGTCTCTCGTTTCATTTTCTCACATGACTATTATTGCATCACATGGCATAAGCAGAGGTTGGTGTTGTAGGAAAAGCAGAAATTTTACATATAGCAAAATTTCACAATGGtaagaaaaaagatagaaagTATTCTctcaaaccaaaaggaaaattctttaGGGTGTATATGCAGTAATGGTTTAGATCTAGTGAAATGTCAAATAATTACTCAAACAAAAAACAACTGACAGACCACA
This region of Eucalyptus grandis isolate ANBG69807.140 chromosome 8, ASM1654582v1, whole genome shotgun sequence genomic DNA includes:
- the LOC104415171 gene encoding LOW QUALITY PROTEIN: RING-H2 finger protein ATL64 (The sequence of the model RefSeq protein was modified relative to this genomic sequence to represent the inferred CDS: inserted 1 base in 1 codon); protein product: MGDDYVGGDPNTEFRGNGPPNTYALNGRIMLAAIIVLFFVVIIMISLHLYARWFLLRRQQRRRFLRRNRLNRRTQIVFYADXPRPQASRGLDSSVLKSLPVFTFSSSAAAAAAPAPAAPGIGGGEGAAGVRRVPVGVRGRRGGAVAPKCKHSFHVDCIDMWFHSPPPAPSAALRSSRSAKNSSPSRSLGLTGPRPGRARASARPAITRRRRGWRRLLPRRRRPRRSPGGGSRRSWPDSPSRCRGGPSRRTSRGATRRRAGSGRR